The stretch of DNA TCCGAGGGGTCAATCCAAGGGGTCAGGCCCGGATTTTGGATTTGGTCCAAAGACCGGGCCTGGAATGGCCTCAAGGACAAGGACGTCCTCGGAGCGTGATAAGTTACTGGCATCGATGATCGAAGATATGGCCCCACTAAAAATCTCTGGGAGGAGAGATGGAACAGACGAAGACCGCGACCCGTGACTACCGGTCCTACTCCGATACGCCCTGGGGTCTGTGGGAGGTGCTCTACGCGCGCCGTTCCCACCGCAAGTACCTTCCGGGGGATTACACGCAAGCCTTTTTCGGCTCCCTTGAGGAAACTGTGGACCTGGCGCTTTCCACCCGGGGAGCCGTCGAGGGGAGCGTCATGGTGGTCACCGACCCCGGGAAGGTGGAGAGGATAAAGAAGCGCATACACAAGGGGACGCAGGGCAAGATCAACCTCTGGCTCAACCGCTCCCCGGTGGCCGGGTTCCTGGCGCTGGCGGTGGCGCGCGAGGATGTGAGGAGCGAGAGGCCGCGAGAGCTGCCCCTCGCCGCCATGGCGGCGGAGGACGTCGTGCTCTGGCTCACGGAAGCGGGCCAGGGCACCTGCTGGCTGGGTGGGCTGAACCAGAAAGAGGTGGGAACGGCGCTGGGCCTGGGCAGGGAGACCTACGTCTCGGCGGTGATCACCTTCGGAAAACCCAAGCCCCGGGTCAAGGCCATGGACATGGACCACATGCTCTACCGGCAGATATCGAGGAAGCGCAAGCCGCTCTCCGACATCGCCTATCTAGAAACCATGGACAATCCCTATAGCGTACGGGAGCTGTCGAGGGAGCCCTTCTCCGCCCCCGCGGTCCAGGACGTCGCGGGACTGCTGCGGCGGCTGGGGGAAAAGCGCGAGAGCGACCCCGGCGTTCCCCTCGACCTGGCCCTGGATGCCTGCTTCGAGGCCGCCCGCATCGCCCCTAGCGCCGGCAACACCCAGCAGTGGCACTTTATCGGCGTCAGGCGAGAGGATACACTGGAGAAGCTGGCCCGGGCCTGCGGCGTAAATGTCGCGTGGCGGGCCGCCGTGGTGGGTGTCGCCGACCCCGACCGCTCCTACCTCTACGAGATGCTGGAGAAGCCGTTCTGGATGATAGACGTGCCCATAGCCCTCTCCCAGATGTCCCTCATGGCCGCCTCCATGGGCTTCGGGGTGGACGTCTGCGTGGATGGCGTCGACGAGGCGGGGATAAACGGACTCGTGGGGCTGGAGCCGCCTCTGCGTACGGTCGGCGTCCTAGGCCTGCGCTGACATGGATTCATAGACAATCTCTATATCCCGATAAAACAAAAAAGAAGGCGATCGGGAAACCGAATTCCCGACCGGCTGCCGATTCGTATTCTCGTAATTCCCGTTTCGATGACGAGCCGTTATCCTCTACACCTGATCGGCGCGGATGATCGGATCCTCGGACCAGGGTCGGTAAACCAATGACCGGGTTGTGGCGCCCGTGTATGCGGGTGGGGGTTTATGCAGGATGCCCGGTTTACTTGCCTCGAGTCGAGGATTAAAGGAACGCGAGAGAAAGACGAAGAGGGGGACTTCACACACAGCTGAACGCGGCTATTGCCATTCATTAGGGGCGTTTCTACAGCATCTCCGCACCCCATCCGCGGCAGCATTTGCACAACCGGCATCGCTGGAGGCCGGGTGATGATCGGCTTGACCATCGATGGACGGCGGATCGAGGTCGAGGAAGGAACCTCCATCCTACGGGCGGCGGAGGCCGTGGGGATAAAGATCCCCACCCTGTGCGAGCATCCCGCGGTGAGGGCGAGCGGCTCCTGTCGGATCTGCCTGGTAGAGGACGAGAAGGGGCGCATGATCGCCGCCTGTGACACCGTGTCCCGGGACGGGATGTCCGTTGTCGCCGGGAGCGAGAGGGTGCATGAGGCCAGGAAGGCAGTGCACGAACTGATCCTCAGCGCGCACCCCATGCATTGCGAGGTGTGCGAGAAGAACAACGATTGCAGTTGAAAAAGATCGCCGTCAAGATAGGCGTGACCGGCAGGGAGTTTCCCATCAGCCAGGACTATCGCCCTATCATCGATGCCAATCCCTTCTATATATAAGAGACCTTTCCAAATGCATATCCTGCGGGCTTTGCGTTAGAGCCTGTCTCGATGTGCAGGGAGCGGGGACCTATGAGATGCGGCAGACGGGGGCGTTTTCCGCCCCGCCGTATGCGGGGACCTGCCGGTAGACGATTCCGCCTGCGAGTTCTGCGGGCTCTGCGTGTCCATGTGCCCGGTGGGTGCCTTGATGGAGAAACCTTCGCTTCATCTGGGCTACGAGGATCGTGTCGTGGAGACCACCTGCCCTTACTGCGGCGTGGGCTGTACCCTGGCCCTTCGTATAAGGGACGGGAGGGTCATCGGGGCGGGAGCGGGAGTCCCCGGCTCCGTCAACGGTTACAACCTTTGCGTGAAGGGGCGTTTCGGACTCGACTTCGTGCACCATCCGGACCGCTTGAAAAAGCCCCTCCTGCGAAAGAACGGGGAAAGACGGGGTTGGG from Actinomycetota bacterium encodes:
- a CDS encoding nitroreductase family protein translates to MEQTKTATRDYRSYSDTPWGLWEVLYARRSHRKYLPGDYTQAFFGSLEETVDLALSTRGAVEGSVMVVTDPGKVERIKKRIHKGTQGKINLWLNRSPVAGFLALAVAREDVRSERPRELPLAAMAAEDVVLWLTEAGQGTCWLGGLNQKEVGTALGLGRETYVSAVITFGKPKPRVKAMDMDHMLYRQISRKRKPLSDIAYLETMDNPYSVRELSREPFSAPAVQDVAGLLRRLGEKRESDPGVPLDLALDACFEAARIAPSAGNTQQWHFIGVRREDTLEKLARACGVNVAWRAAVVGVADPDRSYLYEMLEKPFWMIDVPIALSQMSLMAASMGFGVDVCVDGVDEAGINGLVGLEPPLRTVGVLGLR
- a CDS encoding (2Fe-2S)-binding protein, yielding MTIDGRRIEVEEGTSILRAAEAVGIKIPTLCEHPAVRASGSCRICLVEDEKGRMIAACDTVSRDGMSVVAGSERVHEARKAVHELILSAHPMHCEVCEKNNDCS
- a CDS encoding 4Fe-4S binding protein; translated protein: MARCARRTTIAVEKDRRQDRRDRQGVSHQPGLSPYHRCQSLLYIRDLSKCISCGLCVRACLDVQGAGTYEMRQTGAFSAPPYAGTCR